GGTCTGGATCGCCTTGTCCGCCGTCGGCTGGTCTACGCGCCCGATGCCGGCCGCGCCAAACGCCACGACGCTGCTCATGTGGCCGGTCCGGCCGAGTCGTCGCTTCTCCACGGTGATTCCTCCCGGGTTCATCGCCCGCGTGCATGGTTGCACTGTGACCAGGGTGAACGCCCTGGCGCGCTCGCACCGTTCTCGTCGCTCTCAACCGTAGCGTGGGGAGATGCGGCGCGCAAGCGAACTCGCGGTCAGGACGGGGGATCGGGAGCCGCGCGAGATTACCGGATCACGCTCAGGACGACGCGGTCGGCGTCCGCCGCCCGGCTGACGCGATGATGGCCTCGGCGCAGCGCGCCGGTCGCCACCAGCCCGGGGATCTCGATCTCGTGCTCGATGCGCCAGCCCTGGGCTTCGAGCCGGCGGACCGCCTGGCGGATCAGCGGCAGCCAGACGGCAGGAGACTGGAACCAGCGCAGGCGCGGCAGGCGGAGTTCGGTCTCGGAGCGCTCGATCTCGGAGCGCTCGGCGTGGTGGGCGTGCATGGACCGGCCGGCAGGGGACTCGTCGAAGGCGACGCTGCAGCGCCAGCAGCGCTGGGCCTCATCGTGATTTCGACCGCCACATGCCAGACAGACCATCGCGCCCTCCCCGTGGCTTCTGTTGAGTAGGGCCGACATGGTAACAGCGTGTCCTGTCGCGTGCTAGTGGGTCACGCCGCATTCGATTCAACCTGGATCGGGTCGAGCACGGAGGTAAGGCGGCGCCGTTGGCGTGCGCGTTGTCGACGCTCATACCGTTTGCCGTGCCAGACGAACGGCGTCGGGTGGGCATTCCAGCCGGTGATCGTATCGTTGAGCCACGAGAGCAGTTCCCCCTGGGACTGAGGATGCTGGCCCTCAAGGGCGCGACGGACGATGATGCGCTGGACCGACTCGGCGAGGTTCAGCCAGGAGCCGCTGATCGGGGTAGAGAGCGGCACGCGGATGACGTGCGGGACGCCAGACGCCATCCGGCTATTTACCGGGCGACGTGCATCGGCATAATCACCTGGATGTAGCCCTGCCCCAGCGCTGTGCTGGTTCACTGGCCACTCAAGGAGAGCCGCGAGCGGAAGGGGCACAGTTACCATGCCGATCCACGTCCACCTTCAGGCACTGGACAGCCCCTCCGTTTCAGTGGTCTGGAGGGTTGATGAATCAGGGCGGGCGTAGCCACGCTCATCAAAGAGCGAGAGATACGGCGTGTAGCGAAACCGTCGGTTGCGCCGTTGGCCAGTCGTTTCCTCGAGGATTCCAAGACGCTGAAACTGCTCTACGAGTTTGTTCGCCGTCACGTAGGCGACTGCGAGGGTTTGCTCAATGAACCCGACGTTGAGGAGGGGACGCTCGAAGAGCAGATCGAGGAGTCGATGAGCATGTGGGCTGGTGCCCCTTTCCTGTAGCATGCCGCGATGACTCTCTCGTAGCTCCAGGATGCGTTGGGCGGTCCAGGCAGCTTCATCGGCCGTCTCGCCGACGCCGCGCAGGAAGAATCGGAGCCAGCCTTCCCAATCCCCACGCTCACGGATCGCCGTGAGCCGGTCGTAGTATTCGACCCTGTTGTTTGCCAGGAACGCACTCAGGTAGAGCAGCGGGCGATGGAGCACACCGCGAAAGCACAGGAGGAACGTGATCAGGAGGCGCCCGACTCTGCCGTTCCCATCCATGAATGGGTGAATCGTCTCGAATTGTGCGTGCGCCAGTCCGCAGTGAATCAGCGGCGGCAGATCCGCATCTGCGTTGAGAAAGCGCTCGAAATCGTCCAGCGCTGCCTCCATATCTTCCGGACAGGGCGGAACGAACGTCGCCCGCTCGATGGGAGCGCCACCGACCCCGATGTAGTTCTGCTGATTCCTGAATTCCCCTGGTCGCTTGTCAGCACCGCGCACGCCCTGAAGCAATTCGGCGTGAATCTCGCGGAGCAGCCGTCGAGATGGAGGAAGCGAGGCGACCCGCGCAAGGCCGTAGTTCATGGCGCGAACGTAGTTCACGACTTCCTCGACATCGCGAGGAACTTCCCGGCTCTGCGCATCAAGCTCGAAGGCGAGGACATCGTCGAGCGTGCTCTGCGTCCCTTCGATACGGGAGCTGAGAACGGCCTCTTGCCGGACGTACATCGCGACAAACAGGTCAGGATTGGGCATCGTCCGAGCGACGCCATCCAGCCGGCCGAGGGCTTGGTCCGCCGAGGAGAGCAACCGAATCATCGTTGAGTCGAAGATCAGGGGCGGGTCCGGTGGCAACGGAGCGGGCCTGAATGCCCGGTGCCCCTGTGGTTGTTTCATGAACTGGCCTGCTCGCGTACTAACGTCGGCCACGCCCTCACCTCATTTAGCTTGGCTGTAACAACGACCGTATTGAGGCCACCTTATTACACGAACTGGCTCCATCGCAAAATAAGACCTCTCGACAGCCTTTGCCCACGCGCGTACAGGATCTGAGGCTCAAGGCAGCCCGCGCTGCCAGAGCCGCGTCAATGCCCGCTCAGCCGCTTCCCGCGCGGCCCGTTCGAGACTCATGCGCCGTGGGACTTCGGGGTTCCATCGCCGGCACTCCAGCACGTCTGCGGTGCACGACTTCTTGATCTCAGCCGCGACCATGGAGCAGCAGGCCCGCTGGTCGTGCTGCAACCTACTCACGTCGCCGAGTACGACGAACTGACCATCCCGAGACGGCTCCTATGGATCAGCCATTGCCTCGACCCATAGCCGAGGCACGATGGCGACCCGCGCGGCGACACTTTGTCCACGACGTTCGGCCGACCTGAGGGGACAGTCGGCTGGCGGGAAGATATCCCACTGCACGTCAGCCAGGCCGGTGAAGGAACTCAGCGGCGAAGGATAGCTCTCAGCCAAAATCAGGACCGGCTCGTCACCGCGCCCTCGCATGCCAGCAAGAAAACCGGTCATGACATGTCCGGCGACTCCGATGGCGCGCTCCGCGAACTGGCGGTCGGACGGATCTTCGAACGCTCGCCAACCATCGATCGCAGCGCACAGCTCAGCCTCAATTTGCTCGGGAACACCTCGTTCACTCATCGCTTCGAGCCACCGCCAGGGCAGGTCAAAGTTGTCCATCAGCCATCCAGTTGGCCCCCGAGCGTGCCGCATCAGGCGACCCTCCAGTTGGCGAAGGGTTTCTCTAACAGCGTCGCGGAA
This genomic interval from Chloroflexota bacterium contains the following:
- a CDS encoding Fic family protein, giving the protein MKQPQGHRAFRPAPLPPDPPLIFDSTMIRLLSSADQALGRLDGVARTMPNPDLFVAMYVRQEAVLSSRIEGTQSTLDDVLAFELDAQSREVPRDVEEVVNYVRAMNYGLARVASLPPSRRLLREIHAELLQGVRGADKRPGEFRNQQNYIGVGGAPIERATFVPPCPEDMEAALDDFERFLNADADLPPLIHCGLAHAQFETIHPFMDGNGRVGRLLITFLLCFRGVLHRPLLYLSAFLANNRVEYYDRLTAIRERGDWEGWLRFFLRGVGETADEAAWTAQRILELRESHRGMLQERGTSPHAHRLLDLLFERPLLNVGFIEQTLAVAYVTANKLVEQFQRLGILEETTGQRRNRRFRYTPYLSLFDERGYARPDSSTLQTTETEGLSSA